In a single window of the Acidobacteriaceae bacterium genome:
- a CDS encoding M1 family aminopeptidase: MRSHNVRSVPSHGRHWSIGCAILLIMFTASMTAQNSASLAPGAGVSRELERSRAARISDLRYNVEFELQRGVRQMQGTETLTFQLADASTDLPIDFRDGTLDQLVLNGHALAPEIKDGHLLLPAGLLHLGEDTVTLRFRSRVDTAGAAITRYEDNEDGSEYLYSLFVPMDASMAFPCFDQPDLKARFSLTIDAPTEWTIISNTAPLRKTSSGSVSQTVFSEKKPISTYLFAFAAGPWVSVHHTPGSPDVYVRKSQVKRAEPEVPELQTITQQGMTWLAEYFKQPFPFPKYDMVLIPGFPFGGMEHAGATFLREDAMLFRQAPTAADRFGRDITTLHELTHQWFGDLVTMRWFDDLWLKEGFAQYMAYRAMDALHPETDPWKHFFEDIKPQAYGIDETEGTTPIFQDIPNLKDAKSAYGAIVYQKAPAILKQLEFRIGPDAFRRGLQLYLAQHAYGNAEWSDLIEAFHTASGQDVKSWADAWVLRRGMPEVTAAFTCSNGQLTELSLHQHDVLPDNYVWPISTNILLQGRSDAHQTVHATLDTAEAVIPIPAHTACPAFVYANAGDYAYGRFLLDPKSASYLAPADKTDARDVPLTRIPEPFLRSQLLTSLWENLRKADFSPSDYARLALLDLDGEEDESISRILGGHLATTFHAYMSRPGNLRVIAYAILRDRMLNAPTLGLRIVNFRSLVSLADAPRAWMDLDALLTGQEKIPGLELRPLDRWNIVGKLISSGSPLAADAFAAEQKADRSTDGLKYAWAVQAGRPDAQTKQQYFASYVESPKDAGAEPEDWLTQSLRPFNAWNQQELTEPYLRRALDQLPEIKRDRKIFFLGAWLGAFLGGQTSAAALDDVHAWLSQPNIDPDLRRKVLENTDELERTVRIRKKFGE, translated from the coding sequence ATGCGTTCTCATAATGTGAGATCTGTTCCGTCCCATGGCAGGCATTGGAGCATCGGTTGCGCCATACTGCTGATCATGTTCACGGCGTCGATGACCGCCCAGAACTCCGCATCCCTTGCTCCCGGTGCCGGCGTGTCCCGGGAACTGGAGCGGAGTCGCGCGGCGCGAATTTCAGATCTCCGTTACAACGTTGAGTTTGAGTTGCAACGCGGCGTGCGGCAGATGCAAGGCACCGAGACGCTGACATTTCAACTCGCGGATGCATCCACCGATCTGCCAATAGATTTTCGAGACGGCACGCTGGACCAGCTTGTGCTCAACGGGCATGCACTCGCGCCCGAAATTAAGGACGGTCACCTGCTGTTGCCCGCAGGCTTGTTGCACTTAGGCGAAGATACCGTCACACTTCGCTTCAGATCGCGCGTGGACACTGCGGGCGCGGCGATTACGCGCTATGAAGACAACGAAGATGGAAGCGAATATCTCTACTCTCTTTTCGTGCCAATGGACGCCTCCATGGCGTTTCCATGCTTCGACCAGCCGGATCTCAAAGCCCGCTTCTCGCTGACCATCGATGCTCCTACCGAATGGACCATCATCAGCAACACAGCACCGCTTAGAAAAACGAGTAGTGGAAGCGTTTCCCAGACTGTCTTCTCTGAGAAAAAACCGATTTCAACATATCTGTTCGCGTTCGCTGCCGGTCCATGGGTGAGCGTTCATCACACGCCGGGATCGCCGGATGTCTATGTGCGGAAGTCGCAAGTGAAGCGGGCCGAGCCGGAAGTTCCGGAACTCCAGACCATCACGCAGCAGGGAATGACCTGGCTCGCGGAGTACTTCAAGCAGCCGTTTCCATTTCCCAAGTACGACATGGTGCTTATCCCTGGATTTCCCTTTGGCGGAATGGAACACGCAGGCGCAACCTTCCTCAGAGAAGATGCAATGCTCTTCCGGCAGGCACCTACCGCCGCTGATCGCTTCGGCCGTGACATCACCACGCTGCACGAACTCACCCATCAATGGTTCGGCGATCTTGTGACGATGCGCTGGTTCGACGACCTGTGGCTCAAGGAAGGGTTCGCACAATATATGGCGTACCGTGCGATGGATGCACTTCATCCGGAAACAGATCCATGGAAGCACTTCTTTGAAGACATCAAGCCACAGGCCTATGGAATCGACGAGACTGAGGGAACCACGCCGATCTTTCAGGACATTCCCAATCTAAAGGATGCCAAGTCAGCCTATGGCGCGATCGTCTATCAGAAGGCGCCAGCCATTCTCAAGCAGCTTGAGTTCCGGATTGGGCCGGATGCGTTTCGGCGAGGTTTGCAGCTCTACCTCGCGCAGCATGCTTACGGAAACGCTGAGTGGTCCGACCTCATCGAGGCCTTTCACACGGCGAGCGGACAGGACGTGAAATCGTGGGCGGACGCCTGGGTGCTTCGTCGTGGCATGCCGGAGGTGACCGCCGCGTTCACGTGCAGCAACGGCCAGCTCACGGAGCTCTCGTTGCATCAGCACGACGTGCTGCCAGATAACTACGTGTGGCCGATCAGTACGAACATTCTTCTGCAAGGACGGAGTGACGCTCATCAGACCGTCCACGCGACGCTTGACACTGCAGAGGCAGTGATTCCGATTCCGGCACATACTGCCTGTCCAGCGTTTGTGTATGCCAATGCCGGCGATTATGCGTATGGCCGGTTTCTGCTCGACCCAAAATCGGCGAGCTATCTTGCTCCGGCGGATAAGACCGATGCGCGCGACGTGCCCCTGACTCGAATTCCTGAACCGTTTCTGCGCTCGCAACTCTTGACTTCACTTTGGGAGAACCTCCGCAAAGCCGATTTCTCTCCGAGTGATTATGCGCGGCTCGCTCTACTCGACCTCGACGGCGAAGAAGACGAATCCATCAGCCGGATCCTGGGCGGACATCTTGCGACCACATTCCACGCGTACATGTCCCGGCCGGGAAATCTTCGGGTGATCGCCTACGCGATCCTTCGTGATCGTATGCTCAACGCTCCTACGCTCGGACTGCGCATCGTCAATTTCCGCAGTCTCGTCTCCCTTGCGGATGCACCCCGCGCTTGGATGGACCTCGACGCTCTTCTGACTGGACAGGAAAAGATTCCAGGCCTCGAGCTTCGTCCGCTCGACCGCTGGAATATAGTTGGGAAGCTGATTTCGTCCGGCTCACCGCTGGCGGCGGATGCGTTTGCTGCCGAGCAGAAGGCGGATAGGTCCACAGACGGGTTGAAGTATGCGTGGGCGGTTCAGGCGGGGCGGCCGGACGCGCAAACGAAGCAGCAGTACTTCGCGAGCTATGTTGAGTCGCCGAAGGATGCGGGCGCGGAGCCGGAGGACTGGCTGACCCAGTCGCTGCGGCCGTTCAATGCGTGGAATCAGCAGGAGCTCACGGAGCCTTACCTGCGGCGGGCGCTCGATCAGCTTCCGGAGATCAAGCGGGACCGGAAGATTTTCTTCCTAGGGGCCTGGCTGGGAGCGTTTCTGGGCGGACAGACAAGCGCGGCGGCGCTGGATGATGTGCACGCCTGGCTGTCGCAGCCGAACATCGATCCGGACCTGCGACGGAAGGTTCTGGAGAATACGGACGAGCTGGAGCGGACGGTCCGGATACGGAAAAAGTTTGGGGAGTAA
- a CDS encoding beta-L-arabinofuranosidase domain-containing protein has translation MTLNSLPLSEFGYGDVFISSDLHESQLMNTHAVLMELNEDSLLKPFRQMGGMPAPGEDLGGWYHYDPDPDFRHGFDAVGAPGCTFGQWVSSLARMYAITGDQKTREKVFRLNRLYAQTISGDLYAKSRFPAYIYDKLLLGLLDSHTYAQDPQAMAILEQTTQTALPHLPGRAIEHDIVWRNDKPADDPTWTWDESYTSPENLFLAYERGAGRRYYEMGLQYLDDKTWFDPLSRNENVFGGRHAYSYVNSLCSAMKAYMVAGSEKHLRAARNAFAMLLAQSYATGGWGPYETLCKPDSDELYASLTNTHASFETPCGSYAQFKLTRYLLRVTRDARYGDSMERVMYNTVLGAKPLQNNGQAFYYSDYNFNAKREYKPAHWPCCSGTLPQVAADYRINIYLRQPRSVYVNLYVPSTLRWTESGTALSLTQEGEYPYEDTVAFTLTCSRPTDLTLQFRIPEWAAGAAIRVNGRIQQTAVEPGRFAAVRREWRTGDRLELELPLKLRLESLDARHPNTVALLRGPLVLMLVKREQEAPNPKVTREQLLAAQRVSGREWQVRSADGPLTLLPFTALGELPYTTYLNLA, from the coding sequence TTGACTCTCAATAGCCTTCCGCTCTCCGAGTTTGGATATGGGGACGTCTTCATCTCGAGCGACCTGCATGAATCGCAGTTGATGAACACTCACGCAGTCCTCATGGAACTCAACGAGGACAGCCTACTCAAGCCATTCCGTCAGATGGGCGGCATGCCCGCACCGGGTGAAGACCTTGGCGGCTGGTATCACTACGACCCCGATCCGGACTTTCGGCACGGCTTTGATGCCGTGGGCGCGCCCGGATGCACATTCGGTCAATGGGTTTCGTCGCTGGCTCGGATGTATGCCATCACAGGAGACCAGAAGACCCGCGAGAAAGTATTTCGGCTGAACCGTCTATACGCGCAGACCATTTCAGGCGACCTGTACGCAAAGAGCCGGTTCCCCGCCTATATTTACGACAAACTTCTGCTCGGCCTGCTCGATTCACATACTTATGCTCAAGATCCGCAGGCGATGGCTATTCTCGAGCAGACGACGCAAACGGCACTGCCGCATTTGCCCGGGCGCGCGATCGAGCACGACATCGTGTGGAGGAATGATAAGCCTGCAGACGACCCAACCTGGACCTGGGATGAGTCCTACACGTCGCCGGAGAATCTGTTTCTCGCCTATGAGCGCGGTGCGGGCCGACGTTATTACGAGATGGGTCTTCAGTACCTCGACGACAAGACGTGGTTTGATCCTTTATCCCGAAACGAAAACGTCTTCGGCGGACGGCACGCCTACAGCTATGTGAACTCGCTCTGCTCCGCGATGAAGGCATATATGGTGGCGGGCAGCGAGAAGCACTTGCGGGCGGCTCGGAACGCGTTTGCGATGCTCCTTGCGCAAAGCTACGCCACTGGCGGATGGGGACCATATGAAACGCTGTGTAAGCCGGACAGCGACGAGCTTTACGCCAGCCTTACCAATACGCACGCCAGCTTTGAGACACCGTGCGGCTCTTACGCTCAGTTCAAGCTGACGCGGTATCTGCTGCGCGTCACGCGCGATGCCCGGTACGGCGACAGCATGGAACGCGTCATGTACAACACCGTTCTCGGCGCGAAACCACTGCAGAACAATGGCCAGGCATTCTATTACTCCGACTACAACTTCAATGCCAAGCGGGAGTACAAGCCCGCGCATTGGCCGTGTTGCTCTGGAACCTTGCCGCAGGTCGCTGCGGATTACCGGATCAATATTTATCTGCGGCAGCCCCGGTCTGTGTACGTGAATCTGTACGTCCCGTCGACACTGCGGTGGACGGAAAGTGGAACTGCGCTCAGCCTGACGCAGGAAGGCGAATATCCATACGAAGACACCGTCGCGTTTACGCTTACATGTTCGCGACCCACTGACTTGACGCTGCAATTCCGCATACCAGAATGGGCGGCAGGGGCAGCGATTCGTGTAAACGGCAGAATTCAGCAGACCGCCGTGGAGCCCGGCCGGTTCGCAGCGGTACGACGGGAATGGAGGACCGGCGACCGCTTGGAGCTCGAACTCCCGCTGAAATTGCGACTGGAATCGCTCGATGCGCGACACCCGAACACGGTCGCGCTGCTGCGCGGGCCGTTGGTCTTGATGCTTGTGAAGCGGGAACAGGAGGCCCCAAATCCAAAGGTCACACGCGAGCAGCTACTTGCCGCGCAACGCGTAAGTGGGCGGGAGTGGCAAGTGCGTTCGGCCGATGGGCCGTTGACGCTGTTGCCATTTACCGCGCTCGGAGAGCTGCCCTATACGACCTACCTGAATCTGGCCTGA
- a CDS encoding beta-galactosidase yields MKNISRPLFLALSILLGTSTAASRAQTPASPTPASLPASVDFPTILYGAAYYHEYEPYERLDDDVRLMKQAGLNVVRMGESTWSLWEPEDGHFEYAWMDRVVNAMGKAGIKVILGTPTYSIPTWLYHEHPEILARPLGGAPVFYGMRQNMDISDPTYRQYSERLIQHLVEHYRDNPYVIGWQVDNETSSYGASNPEVFQGFVDHLKRKFGTPQKMNEAWFLHYWGEDINKWEDMPTRDSAQSTGYKLEWTRWEQMRVTDFLSWQAALVRKYGRADQFVTTDFAGGMKPDVNEEEVSRSLDVAAINDYHGTQENYDGSQQALVEDYTRSLKRSNFLVTETNAQTTDWTSAFQYPPYDGQLREDVYTHIANGANMVEYWHWASINANQETYWKGVLSHDYEPNRAYAEVARTAHELQRIGPQLVGMQHHNQVAILWSRDSMNAIKFMPFTSSGPQWSFAPPTADYGSLVNQFHHSLYSLNTGVDFIFPEHADFSRYKLVIIPALYIADDALLQKISDYVKGGGHVVMTFKSGFANENSAVRWVRAPGPLREAAGFSYQEFSNLEKPLALKGDPFHVGDDNKVMYWAEFLMLDHAKPLAFYDHPFFGRWPAIAENRFGTGTLLYEGTYLSDGLQTAMLRRELQEAGIAVDQSLPAGVHSVDGIDRLGKQLHYYFNYTGSPETIAYIHGGGTDLLTGNRIAASEKITLQAWDLAIIEEP; encoded by the coding sequence ATGAAGAACATCTCTCGCCCGCTGTTTCTTGCTCTTTCCATTCTGCTGGGGACATCGACTGCGGCCTCCCGCGCGCAGACTCCGGCTTCGCCTACGCCCGCTTCCCTGCCCGCTAGTGTAGATTTTCCGACGATTCTTTATGGCGCGGCTTACTACCACGAGTACGAGCCGTATGAGCGGTTGGACGATGACGTGCGCCTGATGAAGCAGGCGGGGCTGAACGTCGTACGTATGGGCGAATCCACGTGGAGCCTTTGGGAGCCGGAGGATGGTCATTTCGAGTACGCGTGGATGGACCGCGTCGTCAACGCGATGGGGAAGGCCGGCATCAAGGTGATTCTTGGCACGCCTACTTATTCCATTCCGACGTGGCTTTATCACGAGCACCCCGAGATTCTTGCACGGCCGCTGGGTGGCGCGCCTGTTTTTTATGGCATGCGCCAGAATATGGATATCTCTGATCCGACGTACCGGCAATACTCCGAACGACTGATTCAGCATCTCGTCGAGCATTATCGGGATAATCCTTACGTCATCGGATGGCAGGTCGACAATGAGACGTCTTCCTACGGCGCGTCTAACCCGGAGGTCTTCCAGGGCTTCGTCGACCACCTGAAGAGAAAGTTCGGAACGCCGCAGAAGATGAACGAGGCTTGGTTTCTCCATTACTGGGGCGAGGACATCAACAAGTGGGAAGACATGCCGACCCGCGACAGTGCGCAGAGTACGGGGTACAAGCTTGAGTGGACACGCTGGGAACAGATGCGAGTGACTGACTTTCTGTCCTGGCAAGCTGCACTAGTGCGGAAGTATGGACGCGCGGATCAGTTCGTCACAACAGACTTCGCGGGTGGCATGAAGCCGGATGTGAATGAAGAGGAGGTCAGCCGCTCGCTCGATGTTGCGGCGATCAACGACTACCACGGCACGCAGGAAAACTATGACGGTTCGCAGCAGGCTTTGGTTGAAGATTACACGCGGTCGTTGAAGCGCAGTAACTTCCTCGTGACAGAGACGAATGCGCAGACGACGGATTGGACGTCCGCGTTCCAGTATCCGCCTTATGATGGTCAGCTTCGCGAGGATGTGTACACGCATATTGCGAACGGCGCCAACATGGTGGAGTACTGGCACTGGGCGTCAATCAACGCGAACCAGGAAACCTACTGGAAAGGCGTGCTCTCGCACGACTACGAGCCGAACCGCGCCTACGCTGAGGTCGCTCGCACAGCACACGAGTTGCAGCGGATTGGGCCGCAGCTCGTCGGAATGCAACATCACAATCAGGTTGCGATTCTGTGGAGCCGCGACTCAATGAACGCTATCAAGTTCATGCCGTTTACGTCGAGCGGACCGCAGTGGAGCTTCGCGCCGCCGACTGCAGACTACGGTTCGCTAGTCAACCAGTTTCACCACTCGCTTTATTCGCTAAATACGGGTGTCGACTTCATTTTCCCTGAGCATGCGGACTTCTCTCGGTACAAGCTCGTCATTATTCCTGCTTTGTACATTGCCGATGACGCGCTGCTCCAGAAGATTTCTGACTACGTGAAGGGCGGCGGCCACGTCGTAATGACGTTCAAGAGCGGATTCGCGAATGAGAACTCAGCGGTGCGGTGGGTTCGCGCACCTGGGCCGCTCCGCGAGGCTGCCGGGTTCAGCTACCAGGAGTTCTCCAACCTGGAGAAGCCGCTCGCGCTGAAAGGTGATCCGTTCCATGTTGGTGACGACAACAAGGTCATGTACTGGGCGGAATTCCTGATGCTGGATCATGCGAAACCGCTCGCTTTTTATGACCACCCTTTCTTCGGCCGCTGGCCCGCAATCGCGGAGAATAGGTTCGGCACGGGGACGCTACTGTACGAGGGCACTTACCTGAGCGATGGCCTGCAAACCGCCATGCTTCGGCGAGAGCTCCAGGAAGCCGGCATTGCTGTTGATCAGTCGTTGCCTGCAGGTGTCCACAGTGTCGATGGAATCGACCGACTCGGCAAGCAGCTCCACTATTACTTCAATTACACGGGATCGCCTGAGACGATTGCGTATATTCACGGCGGCGGAACAGATCTTCTTACCGGCAACCGCATAGCCGCTTCAGAGAAGATCACGCTGCAAGCGTGGGACCTCGCAATTATCGAAGAGCCATAG
- a CDS encoding SGNH/GDSL hydrolase family protein gives MKLAHSLFLVACLLAPAKLLSAQSFYLHDGDRVTFYGDSITAQRYYTRDIQDFVATRYPGLKVEFHNAGVPGDKVTGGYAGDAATRVSRDVKPWDPTVITAMLGMNDGGYVPPDQKIFAEYQTGYEKLLQMLRDAAPAARITLLENTPYDEITHGTEFKGFMATTEQNAHSTPALAAREHLPVVDTDAPVKQLLERAKAADPSYASLLVTDRIHPAEPTHWVMAAAVMRAWHVDPVVSSVAIASDSRTVTDSRRTTVTRLTGDNTQLEWNQMDEALPLPFNFDNELMNFVLSVSDLFSSDQEMLRVTGLRGGEYMLRIDSMQIGSFSADELANGVNLATMKTPMWQQAREYDGELGQRSELESADLILTSGTSVPDRAEGSKVLREAEAEFEQKAKGDLRPATHHYVLTKTDAKPAGAVTR, from the coding sequence GTGAAACTGGCCCACAGCCTGTTTCTCGTCGCGTGCCTCCTGGCGCCGGCGAAGCTGTTGTCGGCGCAGTCGTTCTACCTGCACGACGGCGACCGTGTAACCTTTTACGGTGACAGCATCACAGCCCAGCGATATTACACTCGCGACATTCAGGACTTTGTTGCGACGAGATATCCAGGGCTCAAGGTTGAGTTCCACAACGCCGGGGTTCCAGGCGACAAAGTAACGGGTGGTTACGCAGGCGATGCAGCGACTCGCGTGAGCCGCGACGTGAAGCCTTGGGATCCGACGGTAATCACAGCGATGCTCGGCATGAACGACGGCGGATATGTCCCGCCGGATCAAAAGATATTCGCCGAATATCAGACCGGTTACGAGAAATTGCTGCAAATGTTGCGCGATGCAGCTCCGGCTGCACGCATTACTCTGCTCGAAAACACTCCGTACGACGAAATCACGCATGGAACCGAGTTCAAGGGGTTCATGGCGACCACCGAACAGAACGCTCACTCAACGCCGGCATTGGCGGCGCGCGAGCATCTACCGGTGGTCGACACCGATGCGCCGGTGAAGCAACTGCTGGAGCGAGCGAAAGCCGCCGACCCGTCTTACGCGTCTCTGCTTGTCACGGACAGGATCCATCCCGCTGAGCCTACGCACTGGGTTATGGCTGCGGCAGTGATGCGAGCGTGGCACGTCGATCCCGTCGTTAGTTCCGTCGCCATCGCATCTGACAGCCGCACGGTGACGGACAGCAGGCGAACGACCGTCACAAGGCTGACCGGAGACAACACTCAACTTGAATGGAACCAGATGGACGAAGCGCTTCCACTGCCATTCAACTTCGACAACGAGCTGATGAACTTCGTGCTCTCAGTCAGCGATCTTTTTTCGTCGGACCAGGAGATGCTGCGAGTGACTGGCCTCCGTGGCGGTGAGTACATGCTTCGCATCGACTCCATGCAAATTGGAAGCTTCTCGGCGGACGAGCTTGCTAACGGCGTCAACCTCGCCACGATGAAGACGCCCATGTGGCAGCAGGCGCGTGAGTACGATGGTGAACTCGGACAACGATCGGAGCTGGAAAGTGCCGACCTCATTTTGACCTCGGGAACAAGCGTGCCGGACCGCGCCGAAGGAAGCAAGGTCCTTCGTGAGGCCGAGGCCGAGTTTGAGCAGAAAGCAAAGGGCGACCTCCGGCCCGCCACGCACCACTACGTGCTCACAAAAACGGATGCTAAACCCGCGGGTGCGGTGACGAGATGA